From Cucumis melo cultivar AY chromosome 1, USDA_Cmelo_AY_1.0, whole genome shotgun sequence, a single genomic window includes:
- the LOC103490207 gene encoding alpha-1,3-mannosyl-glycoprotein 2-beta-N-acetylglucosaminyltransferase isoform X1, whose protein sequence is MANFFCDFRFLLLIAAVAFIYIQIRLFATQSQYADRLAEAVESENHCTSQMRLLIDQISMQQGQIVTLEDERKRNFEERLQLKALIQDLERKGLQQLTDKTQEPVAAVVIMACNRADYLERTIKSVLKYQTTVASKYPVFVSQDGSNPEVKNKALSYDQLAYMQHLDYAEVETERPGELIAYYKIARHYKWALDQLFYKHNFSRVIILEDDMEIAPDFFSYFEAAAILLDKDKTIMAVSSWNDNGQKQFVHDSYVLYRSDFFPGLGWMLTKSIWDELSPKWPKAYWDDWLRLKDNHKGRQFIRPEVCRTYNFGEHGSSMGQFFKQYLEPIKLNDVQIDWMSMDLSYLMEDKYVKYFADLIRKAKPVYGNDAVMKAYNVVGDVRIEYRDQSDFERIARQFGIFEEWKDGIPRTAYKGVVVFRHQTQRRVFLIAPNSLERLGI, encoded by the exons ATGGCGaattttttctgcgatttccgCTTCCTACTTCTCATTGCAGCTGTCGCCTTCATCTACATCCAG aTACGGCTATTCGCAACTCAATCTCAATATGCAGATCGGCTGGCGGAGGCA GTTGAATCAGAGAATCATTGTACCAGTCAAATGCGATTACTAATTGATCAGATAAGCATGCAACAAGGACAAATTGTGACCCTTGAAG ATGAAAGAAAACGCAACTTTGAAGAACGCCTCCAGCTGAAGGCTCTTATTCAAGATCTTGAAA GGAAAGGTCTGCAACAACTTACGGACAAAACACAG GAGCCTGTGGCTGCTGTTGTAATTATGGCATGCAATCGTGCAGATTATCTGGAAAGGACTATTAAGTCTGTTCTAAA ATACCAAACAACTGTTGCTTCAAAATATCCTGTTTTTGTTTCCCAG GATGGTTCCAACCCAGAGGTAAAAAACAAGGCTCTTAGCTATGATCAGTTGGCCTATATGCAG CATTTAGATTATGCAGAAGTGGAAACTGAAAGGCCAGGGGAGTTGATTGCATATTACAAAATTGCAC GTCATTACAAATGGGCATTGGATCAATTATTCTATAAGCATAATTTCAGCCGAGTGATTATACTTGAAG ATGATATGGAAATCGCTCCTGATTTTTTCAGTTACTTTGAGGCTGCAGCAATTCTACTTGATAAGGATAA GACCATAATGGCAGTCTCTTCATGGAATGACAATGGACAAAAGCAGTTTGTGCATGATTCTT ATGTACTGTATCGCTCAGATTTCTTTCCAGGACTTGGTTGGATGTTAACCAAGTCTATATGGGATGAACTATCACCAAAGTGGCCCAAGGC TTATTGGGATGACTGGTTGAGATTGAAGGATAATCACAAAGGTCGCCAATTTATTCGTCCAGAAGTGTGCAGAACATATAATTTTGGTGAGCAT GGTTCCAGTATGGGCCAATTTTTCAAGCAATACCTTGAGCCAATCAAGTTGAATGACGTTCAA ATTGACTGGATGTCTATGGATTTGAGCTACCTGATGGAG GATAAATATGTGAAGTACTTTGCAGATCTTATTAGAAAAGCGAAACCTGTTTATGGAAATGATGCAGTTATGAAGGCTTATAATGTTGTGGGTGATGTTAGAATCGAGTACAGAGACCAGTCAGACTTTGAACGCATCGCTCGGCAGTTTGGTATTTTTGAAGAGTGGAAG GATGGTATACCAAGAACAGCGTATAAAGGAGTGGTTGTTTTTAGACACCAAACCCAAAGGCGTGTATTCCTGATTGCCCCGAATTCTCTCGAGCGCTTGGGAATATAA
- the LOC103490207 gene encoding alpha-1,3-mannosyl-glycoprotein 2-beta-N-acetylglucosaminyltransferase isoform X2, protein MQIGWRRQYVVYSSLILHGIMIIVNTRLEFVLFYNVISVESENHCTSQMRLLIDQISMQQGQIVTLEDERKRNFEERLQLKALIQDLERKGLQQLTDKTQEPVAAVVIMACNRADYLERTIKSVLKYQTTVASKYPVFVSQDGSNPEVKNKALSYDQLAYMQHLDYAEVETERPGELIAYYKIARHYKWALDQLFYKHNFSRVIILEDDMEIAPDFFSYFEAAAILLDKDKTIMAVSSWNDNGQKQFVHDSYVLYRSDFFPGLGWMLTKSIWDELSPKWPKAYWDDWLRLKDNHKGRQFIRPEVCRTYNFGEHGSSMGQFFKQYLEPIKLNDVQIDWMSMDLSYLMEDKYVKYFADLIRKAKPVYGNDAVMKAYNVVGDVRIEYRDQSDFERIARQFGIFEEWKDGIPRTAYKGVVVFRHQTQRRVFLIAPNSLERLGI, encoded by the exons ATGCAGATCGGCTGGCGGAGGCAGTACGTCGTTTATTCTTCTCTAATATTGCATGGGATTATGATTATAGTCAATACACGATTAGAGTTTGTGTTATTCTACAATGTCATCAGT GTTGAATCAGAGAATCATTGTACCAGTCAAATGCGATTACTAATTGATCAGATAAGCATGCAACAAGGACAAATTGTGACCCTTGAAG ATGAAAGAAAACGCAACTTTGAAGAACGCCTCCAGCTGAAGGCTCTTATTCAAGATCTTGAAA GGAAAGGTCTGCAACAACTTACGGACAAAACACAG GAGCCTGTGGCTGCTGTTGTAATTATGGCATGCAATCGTGCAGATTATCTGGAAAGGACTATTAAGTCTGTTCTAAA ATACCAAACAACTGTTGCTTCAAAATATCCTGTTTTTGTTTCCCAG GATGGTTCCAACCCAGAGGTAAAAAACAAGGCTCTTAGCTATGATCAGTTGGCCTATATGCAG CATTTAGATTATGCAGAAGTGGAAACTGAAAGGCCAGGGGAGTTGATTGCATATTACAAAATTGCAC GTCATTACAAATGGGCATTGGATCAATTATTCTATAAGCATAATTTCAGCCGAGTGATTATACTTGAAG ATGATATGGAAATCGCTCCTGATTTTTTCAGTTACTTTGAGGCTGCAGCAATTCTACTTGATAAGGATAA GACCATAATGGCAGTCTCTTCATGGAATGACAATGGACAAAAGCAGTTTGTGCATGATTCTT ATGTACTGTATCGCTCAGATTTCTTTCCAGGACTTGGTTGGATGTTAACCAAGTCTATATGGGATGAACTATCACCAAAGTGGCCCAAGGC TTATTGGGATGACTGGTTGAGATTGAAGGATAATCACAAAGGTCGCCAATTTATTCGTCCAGAAGTGTGCAGAACATATAATTTTGGTGAGCAT GGTTCCAGTATGGGCCAATTTTTCAAGCAATACCTTGAGCCAATCAAGTTGAATGACGTTCAA ATTGACTGGATGTCTATGGATTTGAGCTACCTGATGGAG GATAAATATGTGAAGTACTTTGCAGATCTTATTAGAAAAGCGAAACCTGTTTATGGAAATGATGCAGTTATGAAGGCTTATAATGTTGTGGGTGATGTTAGAATCGAGTACAGAGACCAGTCAGACTTTGAACGCATCGCTCGGCAGTTTGGTATTTTTGAAGAGTGGAAG GATGGTATACCAAGAACAGCGTATAAAGGAGTGGTTGTTTTTAGACACCAAACCCAAAGGCGTGTATTCCTGATTGCCCCGAATTCTCTCGAGCGCTTGGGAATATAA
- the LOC103490208 gene encoding amino acid transporter AVT3B, with amino-acid sequence MGNEKTSPVYSSAHSRKPPSPGENTPLLGGGLPRSSQAKTFANVFISIVGAGVLGLPYAFKRTGWIMSLMMLFSIAAVTYYCMMLLVYTRRKLVADGSSEINSFGDLGFTICGSSGRAIVDILIILAQTGFCVGYLVFIGNTLSTLFNSSSMALGSDFLGASPKILYIIGCLPFQLGLNSIKSLTHLAPLSIFADVVDLGAMGVVIVEDVSVFLKNRPPVEGFGGLSVFFYGMGVAAYAFEGIAMILPLESEMKDRDQFGKILGTSMAFIAALYGGFGVLGYFAFGQETSDVITSNMGPGLLSAIVKLGLCINLFFTMPLMMNPAYEIIERRFSRGRYCVWLRWLLVVLATLMAMWVPNFTDFLSLVGSGLCCSLGFVLPAFFHLLVFKEEMGWKGWCVDLFIVVSGIVLGVAGTISAVEQMYFAKESSSISAYKWK; translated from the coding sequence ATGGGGAACGAAAAGACCTCACCCGTCTACTCCTCCGCTCACAGCCGGAAGCCTCCTTCACCGGGAGAAAACACACCCCTCCTTGGTGGCGGACTCCCTCGGTCCTCTCAAGCAAAGACCTTCGCCAACGTCTTCATCTCAATCGTCGGCGCCGGTGTTCTCGGCCTTCCTTATGCCTTCAAGCGCACCGGATGGATTATGAGTCTCATGATGCTCTTCTCCATCGCCGCCGTCACTTATTACTGCATGATGCTTCTCGTCTACACTCGTCGGAAGCTCGTCGCCGACGGTTCCTCCGAGATCAATTCTTTTGGTGATTTAGGATTTACCATCTGTGGCTCATCTGGCCGGGCGATCGTTGATATTCTAATTATTTTAGCTCAAACCGGCTTCTGCGTTGGGTATTTAGTCTTCATCGGCAATACGTTGAGCACTTTGTTCAACTCATCTTCCATGGCTTTAGGCTCCGATTTTCTGGGAGCTTCCCCTAAAATCTTATACATAATTGGTTGTTTACCCTTCCAATTGGGTCTGAATTCGATCAAATCCCTTACTCATTTGGCTCCATTGAGTATTTTTGCAGATGTAGTTGATCTAGGAGCTATGGGAGTGGTGATTGTTGAAGATGTTTCTGTTTTCTTAAAGAATCGGCCTCCAGTGGAAGGTTTTGGAGGATTATCAGTTTTCTTCTACGGCATGGGAGTAGCTGCTTACGCCTTTGAAGGAATCGCCATGATTCTCCCTCTAGAATCAGAGATGAAAGACAGAGATCAATTTGGTAAGATATTAGGTACTTCAATGGCGTTTATTGCTGCTCTATATGGTGGATTTGGGGTTCTGGGTTACTTTGCTTTTGGACAAGAAACGAGTGATGTGATTACTTCAAACATGGGTCCTGGATTATTAAGCGCCATTGTTAAACTAGGTCTCTGTATAAACTTATTCTTCACTATGCCATTGATGATGAATCCAGCTTATGAGATTATTGAGAGAAGATTCTCAAGAGGAAGATATTGTGTTTGGCTGAGATGGTTACTTGTTGTATTAGCAACTTTAATGGCTATGTGGGTTCCTAATTTTACAGATTTCTTGTCATTGGTTGGAAGTGGATTGTGCTGTTCATTGGGTTTTGTTCTTCCTGCATTCTTCCATCTACTTGTTTTCAAAGAAGAAATGGGATGGAAAGGATGGTGTGTAGATTTGTTCATTGTTGTTTCTGGGATTGTTCTTGGAGTTGCTGGAACTATTAGTGCTGTTGAACAGATGTATTTTGCTAAAGAATCTTCTTCAATTTCAGCTTACAAATGGAAGTAG